A single window of Doryrhamphus excisus isolate RoL2022-K1 chromosome 5, RoL_Dexc_1.0, whole genome shotgun sequence DNA harbors:
- the slc30a7 gene encoding zinc transporter 7 isoform X2 — MFFDCTALLAGLAASVISRWRSNDSFSYGYVRAEVLGGFVNGLFLIFTAFFIFSEGVERALEPPDVHHERLLPVSVAGLVVNLVGIFVFQHGGHGHSHGDEGHGHSHSLFNGMMAHKGHGHHGHEGHGHHGHEGHGHHGHEGHDHHGHEGHDHHGHEGHSHHGNHHGHSHAGHDGHTHHGHNHDDEHRLGSNKQILQGVLLHIMADTLGSVGVIISALLMQYYDLMIADPICSMLIAILIGVSVVPLLRESIGILMQRTPPSLDHTLPECYQRVQQLQGVYNMHEPHFWTLCTDVYIGTLKLLVAPDADTRWIQSQTHHIFTQVGVRQLYVQIDIAAM; from the exons ATGTTTTTTGACTGCACGGCGTTGTTAGCGGGCCTGGCTGCCTCTGTCATCTCCAGGTGGCGCTCCAATGACAGCTTCTCTTATGG gtaCGTCAGAGCTGAGGTTCTTGGCGGCTTTGTCAATGGactcttcctcatcttcacTGCTTTTTTCATCTTCTCTGAAGGAGTTGAG AGGGCTCTGGAGCCTCCAGACGTTCATCACGAGCGtctgcttcctgtttctgtGGCTGGTCTGGTTGTCAACCTGGTGGGAATTTTTGTCTTCCAGCATGGAGGACACGGACACTCACATGGAGATGAAg GTCACGGCCACAGCCACTCACTGTTTAACGGCATGATGGCTCACAAGGGACACGGCCACCACGGGCATGAAGGACACGGCCACCACGGGCATGAAGGACACGGCCACCACGGTCATGAAGGACACGATCACCACGGTCATGAAGGACACGATCACCATGGGCATGAAGGACACTCCCACCATGGAAATCACCATGGACACAGTCATGCTGGACACGACGGACACACACACCACGGACACAATCATGACG ACGAGCATCGCCTTGGTTCCAACAAACAGATCCTTCAGG GCGTGCTGCTGCACATCATGGCCGACACTTTGGGTAGCGTGGGCGTCATCATATCAGCCCTTCTCATGCAGTACTACGACTTAATGATCGCTGACCCCATCTGCTCAATGCTCATCGCTATCCTCATTGGAGTCAG TGTGGTGCCTTTGTTGCGCGAGTCAATCGGAATCTTAATGCAGAGGACACCGCCATCACTGGACCACACCCTCCCCGAGTGCTACCAAAGG GTGCAGCAGCTGCAGGGTGTTTACAACATGCATGAGCCTCATTTCTGGACGCTGTGCACTGATGTCTACATCGGAACACTCAAACTCCTCGTGGCTCCAGACGCGGACACACGCTGGATCCAGAGCCAGACGCACCACATCTTCACACAG GTCGGAGTTCGTCAGCTGTATGTTCAGATCGACATCGCCGCCATGTAG
- the slc30a7 gene encoding zinc transporter 7 isoform X1, translating to MLPLSIKDDEYKPAKFNLLLKLSGWIRSILADKTSRNLFFFLCLNLSFAFVELSFGIWSNSLGLISDSFHMFFDCTALLAGLAASVISRWRSNDSFSYGYVRAEVLGGFVNGLFLIFTAFFIFSEGVERALEPPDVHHERLLPVSVAGLVVNLVGIFVFQHGGHGHSHGDEGHGHSHSLFNGMMAHKGHGHHGHEGHGHHGHEGHGHHGHEGHDHHGHEGHDHHGHEGHSHHGNHHGHSHAGHDGHTHHGHNHDDEHRLGSNKQILQGVLLHIMADTLGSVGVIISALLMQYYDLMIADPICSMLIAILIGVSVVPLLRESIGILMQRTPPSLDHTLPECYQRVQQLQGVYNMHEPHFWTLCTDVYIGTLKLLVAPDADTRWIQSQTHHIFTQVGVRQLYVQIDIAAM from the exons ATGTTACCTTTATCAATTAAGGACGACGAGTACAAACCAGCCAAGTTCAATTTGTTGCTGAAGCTGTCGGGATGGATCAG GTCAATTCTCGCGGACAAAACCTCCAgaaacctttttttcttcttgtgctTGAACCTCTCCTTCGCCTTTGTGGAATTAAGCTTCGGCATCTGGAGCAACAG TTTAGGATTGATCTCAGACTCCTTCCACATGTTTTTTGACTGCACGGCGTTGTTAGCGGGCCTGGCTGCCTCTGTCATCTCCAGGTGGCGCTCCAATGACAGCTTCTCTTATGG gtaCGTCAGAGCTGAGGTTCTTGGCGGCTTTGTCAATGGactcttcctcatcttcacTGCTTTTTTCATCTTCTCTGAAGGAGTTGAG AGGGCTCTGGAGCCTCCAGACGTTCATCACGAGCGtctgcttcctgtttctgtGGCTGGTCTGGTTGTCAACCTGGTGGGAATTTTTGTCTTCCAGCATGGAGGACACGGACACTCACATGGAGATGAAg GTCACGGCCACAGCCACTCACTGTTTAACGGCATGATGGCTCACAAGGGACACGGCCACCACGGGCATGAAGGACACGGCCACCACGGGCATGAAGGACACGGCCACCACGGTCATGAAGGACACGATCACCACGGTCATGAAGGACACGATCACCATGGGCATGAAGGACACTCCCACCATGGAAATCACCATGGACACAGTCATGCTGGACACGACGGACACACACACCACGGACACAATCATGACG ACGAGCATCGCCTTGGTTCCAACAAACAGATCCTTCAGG GCGTGCTGCTGCACATCATGGCCGACACTTTGGGTAGCGTGGGCGTCATCATATCAGCCCTTCTCATGCAGTACTACGACTTAATGATCGCTGACCCCATCTGCTCAATGCTCATCGCTATCCTCATTGGAGTCAG TGTGGTGCCTTTGTTGCGCGAGTCAATCGGAATCTTAATGCAGAGGACACCGCCATCACTGGACCACACCCTCCCCGAGTGCTACCAAAGG GTGCAGCAGCTGCAGGGTGTTTACAACATGCATGAGCCTCATTTCTGGACGCTGTGCACTGATGTCTACATCGGAACACTCAAACTCCTCGTGGCTCCAGACGCGGACACACGCTGGATCCAGAGCCAGACGCACCACATCTTCACACAG GTCGGAGTTCGTCAGCTGTATGTTCAGATCGACATCGCCGCCATGTAG
- the dph5 gene encoding diphthine methyl ester synthase, with translation MLYLIGLGLGDATDITVKGLRALRNCSRVYLEAYTSMLTVGKEALEEYYGKELILADRDLVEQEADEILRDANKTDVAFLVVGDPFGATTHSDLVLRAVHAGVPYQVIHNASIMNAIGCCGLQLYNFGETVSVVFWTDTWRPESFYDKICKNRSAGLHTLCLLDLKVKEQSVENMMRGKKIYEPPSFMSVSQAADQLVQIVERRREQGEELGVTEDTVCVGVARLGADDQKICTATLAQLVSCDLGAPLHSLIVPGKLHPLEVDMLRLHAHPDALRHLAIVDSS, from the exons ATGCTCTACCTGATCGGTTTGGGTCTTGGAGACGCCACCGATATCACAGTGAAAGGTCTGCGGGCCCTGAGGAACTGCTCCCGGGTCTACTTGGAGGCCTACACCTCCATGCTGACTGTGGGCAAGGAAGCTTTG GAGGAGTACTATGGGAAGGAACTCATCCTGGCTGACAGGGATCTGGTGGAGCAGGAAGCTGATGAGATCCTGAGGGACGCCAACAAGACAGATGTCGCCTTCCTAGTGGTGGGAGACCCCTTTGG CGCTACCACTCACAGTGACCTTGTCCTTAGAGCAGTGCATGCTGGAGTACCATACCAGGTCATCCACAATGCCTCCATCATGAATGCAATTGGCTGCTGTGGCCTGCAG ctgtACAACTTTGGGGAGACGGTCTCTGTGGTCTTCTGGACAGACACATGGAGACCAGAAAGCTTCTACGacaaaatctgtaaaaacaGATCAGCTGGACTGCACACGCTCTGTTTGCTGG ATCTTAAAGTCAAAGAACAGTCAGTGGAGAACATGATGAG AGGGAAAAAGATCTACGAGCCTCCTAGCTTCATGAGTGTGTCACAGGCGGCTGATCAGCTGGTTCAAATTGTGGAGAGGAGGCGGGAGCAAGGGGAGGAGCTAG gTGTGACAGAGGACACCGTATGCGTGGGCGTAGCTCGGCTTGGCGCTGATGACCAGAAAATTTGCACGGCCACGTTGGCGCAActggtgtcatgtgacctcgGTGCGCCACTCCATTCGTTGATTGTCCCTGGCAAACTCCACCCCTTGGAGGTGGATATGTTGCGTCTCCATGCTCACCCCGACGCCTTGCGGCACCTGGCCATTGTGGACAGCTCAtag